In the genome of Montipora foliosa isolate CH-2021 chromosome 3, ASM3666993v2, whole genome shotgun sequence, one region contains:
- the LOC137998153 gene encoding uncharacterized protein — MPPKRSARLSASASKPPAAKKQKRGRKSSATVSREEVATPSTANVTLPAIPPDLVEQIVNRVADEVSRRMASGTGGLPSNTNALKEVPVIDMTAAGSAANGISPLVQGSINAVQKNLTGTDFQTVGSTSHGPIPHRDTPVSAASELAAIVSTLMQSSLQPSSLPTYKRAWRLYNQFLHSTFQGLSVALPISPPNLALFIAYMFDNHYAPSTVNTYISALGYSHKLSGYPDPSKVFFIMQMLKGYGKLGARLDSRLPITLPILHRILEAASSFSSSKYQICQFQAMCSIAFHAFLRVGEMTSTTGLGPRPLQIHQVVQLVNDSNTIVSLKIVFEDFKHSYNQPPSSMVINRVPIFCPVQLMLDYLALRGNKPGPLFITLHGHPVSRANFTDQLSLAIKFCGLNPARYKGHSFRIGAASHAADRGLSDAQIRVLGRWKSNAFHRYIRIPSVST; from the exons ATGCCTCCAAAGCGTTCAGCCCGGCTTTCAGCTTCCGCCTCTAAGCCACCAGCGGCCAAGAAACAGAAGAGGGGCAGGAAGTCATCTGCCACTGTTTCCAGGGAAGAGGTGGCTACTCCTTCAACAGCCAATGTAACTCTGCCTGCAATTCCACCAGATCTTGTCGAACAAATTGTTAACAGGGTGGCAGACGAAGTTTCGAGACGCATGGCAAGTGGTACTGGTGGTCTACCGTCCAATACCAACGCACTGAAAGAGGTGCCTGTCATAGACATGACAGCAGCAGGGTCAGCAGCGAATGGCATTTCTCCCCTTGTTCAGGGCTCAATCAACGCAGTTCAGAAGAACCTTACAG GTACAGACTTTCAGACAGTTGGCTCCACCTCACATGGACCAATCCCCCACAGAGATACCCCTGTATCTGCAGCCTCAGAACTGGCAGCCATAGTTTCAACCCTTATGCAATCGAGCCTGCAGCCGTCATCCCTTCCTACCTACAAAAGGGCTTGGAGGCTGTATAATCAGTTTTTACATTCAACGTTTCAAGGGTTATCTGTGGCACTTCCCATTTCACCTCCTAATTTAGCACTATTCATTGCATATATGTTTGATAATCATTATGCTCCATCCACAGTGAATACATATATTTCTGCCTTAGGGTATTCACACAAGTTATCTGGATATCCAGACCCTTCTAAGGTTttctttattatgcaaatgtTAAAAGGCTATGGTAAGCTTGGAGCCCGTTTGGATAGTCGGTTGCCAATTACTCTTCCGATTTTACATAGGATCTTGGAAGCTGCCTCAAGTTTTTCAAGTTCGAAGTATCAAATTTGTCAATTTCAAGCTATGTGCTCCATTGCTTTTCATGCTTTTCTTAGAGTAGGTGAAATGACTTCCACAACAGGCCTTGGTCCTCGACCTTTACAAATTCATCAAGTAGTTCAGCTGGTGAATGACTCCAATACCatagtttctttaaaaattgtttttgaggATTTTAAACACAGTTATAACCAGCCGCCGTCTTCTATGGTCATTAATCGTGTACCCATTTTCTGTCCAGTTCAGTTGATGTTGGATTATTTGGCTCTACGGGGTAACAAACCTGGCCCCCTTTTTATTACATTACATGGTCATCCAGTTTCTCGAGCCAATTTTACTGATCAGCTGTCTTTGGCGATTAAATTCTGTGGGCTCAACCCTGCTCGTTATAAGGGACATAGTTTTCGGATTGGGGCTGCATCTCATGCTGCAGATCGGGGTTTGTCTGATGCCCAGATACGAGTTTTGGGCAGGTGGAAGTCTAATGCTTTTCATCGATATATTCGTATTCCTTCTGTATCAACGTAG